CTGGATAAAGGAAACATACAGTGCTAATCCTACTCTGAGGCATCTCAAAATTCAGAGCGCttgaaggggaagaggaaggatggTGGATTTGATCTGGTTCAGAGGGCTATTATAACAGCTGTAGAGGGTAAGCGAGAAAGATGTTTTCCACTTACAAAGGGCTATACAAAGCTGAGCATCCAAGTGCTAAACAACATGTACACGCTGCTTATTTTGCACAATATTGAGACATCTTGTAAAGCTAGACTATACTCgctcagcagcagagagtgcacttttcctttccttccactGTCTGCACTAAGCTTTGGGTTAGCTGGGTTATTTAGGTGCTTCATTActgttcaaatgaaaaataaaaatctaagcATCTCACCATCTTGGAGGACCACATCTGGGAACAGTAACAGGGATATTGCTCCTTTCGCCCCTGCACAGCAGCCggcagaaggaaatgaaaaataagcagtCTCTTTCTGGCCTGTACTGCCATGCTCGAGCGGATAAGCTCACACTCAGCCCTTGACCTCACGTCTTGCCAAACAGACTCTTACCCTGCCACAGAGGAGCAGAAAGGTGAGCAGGCCAGATGGTGCTTTTGACCTCATCTCCTTCCCTGCAAGCCAGCAGAGTCATCGTGCTGTCTGCCTGCTGCCAAAACCCGCAGTGGTGGAGCCGGGCAGAGCGTGCTGTCTATcgcctgcagctcctgctgccccgctcctgcagggctgagctgagctgcgGAGCACGCAGGGAGCCAGCcgctctctcctctcccttctgccATGCCCCCAGAACCACTTCTTTGTTTTGCAGTAAGCTCCAGGCTGCGTGCTGGTCCACATCATCATGTACAAGCTGGGGTAAAAGCACAATGCTCTTCATCttatcacagaatagttagggttggaaaggacctcaagatcatcaagttccaacccccctgccatgggcagggacacctcacactgaaccatctcacccaaggctctgtccaacccggccttgaacacctccatggatggagcaatcacagcctcctgggcaacccattccagtgcctcaccaccctcacagtaaagaactcctcccttatatccaatctaaacttcccctgtttaagttttaacccgttaccccttgtcctgtcactgcagtccctaatgaacagtccctccccagcatccctataggcccccttcagatactggaaggctgctatgaggtctccacgcagtcttctcttctccacactgaacagccccaacttgctcagcctgtcttcacacgggaggtgctccagtcccctgatcatcctcgtggccctcctctggacttgttccaacagttccatgtcctttttatgttgaggacaccagaactgtacacagtactcgaagtgaggtctcacaagagcagagtagaggggcaggatcacctccttcaacgtGTTATTAGTGGCACTGATGCTGGGTGTCTGTGATGGATGGGGTCCTGCTGTGTGTCAAGCTCCTCTGTAAGAAATCGTGTCCTAAAGGAGACTAATGCATCTCCAATTTATAGCACTGGAGAGGGTGAAACAATTCCCTCTTTCCCgaaaaaaaatccccctctGTGAGGATCATGCCCACTTTATGGTTTTGAAGTGTTTAGAGCCTATTACGAACACGCATTTCATAGGGAAACTGGTGCAACCCACCAGCTTTTATTACCCCATTTGATCTAAGCCATGGCTCATTTGGTTTATGGAGTTATTATCTTCACTACGAGCCCTTGAGTGGAGGAGCAGCCTTGACTCATGGATCACCACTACGGCAGCATGTAGGGAAACAGTCTCCACCAAGCCATAGGAGATCCCTTCTTGGGCATTTCCAGAAGCAAGAAGGGATGCAGGAGAAGCGGTGTGGTGTGACAGCTGATTCTCTGAGGGATGAGGAACACCAGGGTGAAAGCCAGCCCAGCTTCTCCGCACCCAGATGAATTATGCAGTCTACCCCACCTGTGGACAGGAGCCTGTGTGGCTGGAGGTGTTGCTTTGCATCAAAGCTGGGGAAACCAAGGCATATCCCCTGGCAGGACAGTCACATACCGATAATTCTGGAATCAACCGGGAAGATGCTGTGGTGTGCACACAGTGGACGAGTACATGCTGTCTTGTGTACATGTGTGAGTAAAAGTGGTGGAGAAGCTGATCAGAGGAGCAACAGCAGATTTGCTGTCAAACAGATTTCCTTTAGAACTTATTTGATGCGTTCTGTACGCAAATATTGCCCGCTTCtggggtttcagaaagaatttaAAGGTTCTATGCTACTTACAGTCTTCTCCAGGTGGCTTAAATGCTCATTTTAATAAGAAACAGCCCTGATACTCATTTTGGTTGGCAACTATTAACAGCTTATAAAGTAGCCCTAGGGTTTTAGTCGGGGTAATGGGCTCTGAAATCCCAGGTAAAGCTGAGATCTGTGCTACAAAACTGCGGGGAGCAGAGGAGCGTAGCTGAGTGTTGCATTACCTTGCCTTGGCACCTACCTGCCTCCTTTTAAGAAGCCTTGGAAAGCTTAATTACTTAATTCCACAggtttgcagcttcttttcccATTCAGATTCCAGATAGTGAGTAGCCCCTTGTGCCATCAAGTGTACTTGCACTTTGCATCTGCTGCGCTCCTCCTGTCTGTTTAATATTCACCCCGGCACCATGGCGTGTGGGTGGAAGGTCCAAGACGCGCTCGGGAGCATCCTCCATTAATGCACCTGGAAACGCTGGCACCAGgtcagcagctgagcagagaaaaGGCATCACAGacctgcagctcccaggcaATTGTGCGAGAGGCTCCATATGCTCCGGTGCCCACTGAAAGAGCTGGGTTTGGCATTCCATCAAAGTTATTTCCACCCCCTCCTTGAAAGCAGATCTCCATTTAAACTGCGCAACTATGTGACCCTGTAAAGTCTGCTGACAGGAGCACAGGTAGCCTGTGGGGTGGTATATCAGGCTGTTAGCAGATCTAGACCTAGAGGGCTGCAAGGTGATCACAGTAATTTTCACCATGGTCTATGTGCCACAGGCTTTTTTGGCTTGAAAACAGCCGTGTTTGGTCCAGCTGTGCCAGGCCAGGGAGGTgttgcacaggcagcagcctgaCCGTCGTGTGAATGGCTTTCTAATATCCAGAGCTCCAACATGGCACCCCTGGAGAGTGGTAGAAAGGAGGGATATGTGATGGATAGTAGCAAATTGAGCCAGACCAGGCATGGTTTAAGCTTTGGGGCTTCCCAGCCAGGTGTCTTGTGAAGAGCCAGGTAATTCAAACATTAAACCACGGTAGCtcagggaagagaaagcagctACTGGGATTTTGTGGCACCTCAATGGTTGGTTTGGCAGCTTGACCCCAGAAACAAGGGCTTTTTGTCCAACAAGTGAAGGTGTCAGTTTTGAAAGGTTGCCCTCCTTTGTACCATCAGACAAAGGTGGTGGGACCTGTGTGTAACCTGTGCATCACCATGACTCAGTGAAAGGCACAAGGAAGAAACACTGACCTCAGCTTGCAGCCCTGAACTGACGAAAAAGGCAACATTTCAAGCTAATGCTTGAACAAACTCAGGCACCTGGCCAGAAGTAGGTAGTTTTGAATGATGCAGAGATTTCCACCCTCTGCAGCTAGCAGCGGGAAGGGCACTGAACTGGGCAGGGTGCATACCTAAGCCATGCAGGAAATGCATCCTCTCCCATAGGGGCGGTGAGGGCTGGGACTTTTTCCCTGTGATTAGGGATGCAGTGGGTTAGGGAAatattttcccctcccttttgcatttctgcagagATGACCAGACCCACGGCAGGGGCAGCCTGGTCAGGTTTGGTCTCAGCAGAAGCAGGGAGGGCAGCTAGGGAGCAGGATTAGGGACTGATTTgtcaggagcagctccagcaaAAGTCTGAGGCAAGCACATattctcctgttttctctttccccatccTAGTCACTGCCAGACAGCAGTGATTAGGCAGTGCCTGCTCCATCAACCAACCCCTAGGgctgcatccagccctgctTGGTCCCATCCACTGAACTGGCAGCAGAGGTTTGGCATTGCAGAAGCTGTTGTTCCCACCACTAAAACTGTTCGTTATACAGAGGAACAACAGCAATGCACTGGGGAACCCAGAGAAAGAGCCCATCTGTCTTCCTTTTTAGGATGATTAGGGAAAGTATTTGACTTGGCCAGCATGGGAAATTACATGGCTGAGAGAATTGCAATGCTGGGGCTGACTGCCTGGCAGTGGTGGGGAGCGGGGAACAGTGAAAAGGCAACAAACTGAAATCGCAGCTTCTCCTCCAGTGACCAGAATAAAATCCATAGCTGGACACAGCCTGTGCACAGGTAAGAAATAAGTCTGTTTGTCCCCAGAATGCTGAACAGTCCCTTGTGTTTGGCTCCTGAGGCACCCTGACACAGCCATGCCTCCCCGCCTGCAACAAGGGTCCCATCTCACTGCCCTTAGGTGCATGCCTTTCCCTCACACTGGGATAAAATACCCCTAGCCAGTTTGCGTCCTTTTTTCTCTGTACAAGAGACTGCGTTTGCTGTATTTACACCTCTTCCAGCCCATGAGTCATTAGCAAATATTGGACAGTTTGAACCTCATATTggttttttcctcactttttcaTGGAACTGTTGAGTGTTGTCAAGTCAGATTCATTAGCGAGGAGTGAATACTTTATATCACCATCAGCAATGAACCATGTGCTGCAATCAAAGAAAGACATCAACgtgatttattttacttatatttatttcctgtaattttttGTTCATTGAGTCCTTTATCAGCTGTTCCACATTTTTGCCAAGGATCAATTTCAAGCTGTAAATCAGTAGCAGTATTAGCCTTATGAGTACTTGGCTCTCCAAATTCGCCCttttaaaatactggcacaACTTCAGCTCTCTTCCAGTTTTCTGCTACTTCCTCAGTACTTCAGTGTTACTGAAAATAATGGTGATTTAAAGATCTCTTTGGCCACCTCTTCAATTTGATGAGTACGCTGGCAGCTTTGTGATGTTCAGCCAGCATGTATCGCAGTGGGGATGCAGATTTTGCCACGCATGTTTTACCCCACTGTTCCCACATGGAGCATTAATGACGCCTGTGTCCCAGTTTGCTGCTGAACCGATGCAGGTAAAAGGAGGGCTCCAGGAGTGAAATGGTGACAAGCCCCTCGCAAACAAATCAGCTCAAATTACTACATTGCAAAACTCACTTTGACACTTTGTCAGTCGTAGCTCACTGCAGCAACCGCTGGAACTAACAGTCATTAATTACCTTTGTCAGGTGAAATGTCTCTAACTGCCTGCAACTTTACTTGCAGGAAACTCCCACTTCCTGCTGCCGCTGCCAGGTTAAAGCCAACTGCACTGATTTTGAGGAAATATCCAGGAATATCAACAGCAGGGGATGGCCCTGTCTGTGCAGGATCGGTACTTGTCCTGAAGTCCTGCTTTGAGAAGAAAGGTCAACAGGAtgtggagggaagaggaaggtggTCTGCCAACCTGTCATCTAATCCAAGGGCATTCTTTTGtgaccttttcttctccctaaaAGATAAAGGAAACACAGGAGCAGACTGCCTGGAGAGCTGGTGCTCCTTGAACCTTGACGATatgctttcagcactgcaagGAGACATTCAGCAGACAGCATTCAGAATGTGCCGTCATTGCCCTAGCTATCGAGCTCCCATACAGATGTTCATTGAACTGTCAGGGCATTGagagtaaaataaattaattgtaaGTGGAAGAAGGTTAGTTGAGTCTTTTCTGGAAGTATTACATAGCCATTAAATTGCATAGGAAACTCAATAATAATGGGCAATAATGTTCTTCTGAGGAATTAAATCGAAGTCCAATTTATAATGCTGCTTGGCATTCAAACCAGAGTGTTCCACCTTCCTGGTACATGATAAACATTTACTAATTAATCCTCACAAAGCCTTGGTGAGGCAGATCTCTTCACACCACTGATTCTGTTTTATAAATGGGAACAAGAAGGTACAAGATACATCCTTTGAAGCTGGGGCTGTGTACATCTTCAAAGATGATTTGGGTCTCTGGGAGCCCACTTAGCATCTGTGTTTGAATACTGAAAGGTTTGTAATAAGGCTTGGAGCCAGGATCAGAAGTCAAGGTTTCTTTGTGCCCCTTCACTGTGCTCGGACCATCACGGCATATTTCAGTACCACTCTTTCGCACAATGTCCAGAACACTAATACTTTCCCTGCATGGTCATATTACATTGCAGGAATGGTGCTTAGAAGAAAAGCCAATGGTCTTGAGCCTCAAGTAAGAGCTGTAGGAATTGGCCCATATAATAGCTGCTGATTATGTCaaaattgaaaaacaaacaaaccaacccaaaattTACGACCAACTGGAAGCTGTTATTTGCAGAAGATGAATATGGATTGTATGGGGTGTGGACTGTCAGATAAACGTGGATGTAATTTACACCAGGATGATGGACTATCCATGACAATAGACACGTTAGAATTTCCCAGTGTTATTTGAAAATTGTCTCTTGTCTCCCTTTCACTGTTTAAGGCATAGCATGAAGAAACACAGCGTGTAACGAAAGAGAGCTTCATCCCAGCACTGAGCCGCTGCGAAAGTGGGGATCTTTCCCATCAATTCCCATTTAATTTTTGTCTCCTTACACAGGACACCGATTTGAGTTTGCAGCTGATTCCACAGCCTGTGTGAGGATCCCACACAACACAGACAGAAAATCTGCAGTACTCACAAAGAGCAAATGAAAACGGGGATGGACACAGCTGAGACTGACACAGGGTTGTATAGCCATGATGTTATGAGTGAAAATGGTGAGCTAAAGTCCAGCTTCACAGTTAATACATGCTTTAGTATTAGTGTTGCTGTGATGGCGTAACAAGTAGTGTCTTACTTTCAGACACCACCAAGCTTAGCTCAGGGTCTGGCTTGGACAAGGAAGCATTTTTCTCAACTCTTTTTTTGACACAAGACAAGTGGTAAGTTCCTGAAAAGAACAACTCTGTATTGGCAATGGACTGTTCACAGAAAGCAAACCTTTATATccccagtaaaaaaaaagaagccgcTCTAGAGTTTATTACAATTTTTGGTACGTCAGAGATGTCACTAATAAGGCTTTAAAATATGTAACAAAGAAATCTCTACCAATTGGTCCATGGTTAGCGCAGGTCAGAGACTCTTTCAGGGGAGTTAGAAGATTGCTCCCATCCCACCCTTCTTCTCCTTGAATTAACATTAAAACTATACTTTGACAAGACAAGACAAGCTAGATAAAATTCTGACTTATTTGAAATCACTGAGAATTTGTCCATTGCTTTCATTGAGGGCAGGATTTTACCCAATATTTCAAACAGCCTTTTATCAAATAGTGTTGAAAAAGATCTCAGGGGCCACCCTATTTCTCCTCTTGCCACAAGGCAGGATCAGAATCTACGTCAGTCCTGATGAGTGCTCCTGAAAGAGGCTCAACACTTGATAGCACCTTGAGATCTGCTTCCATTTTCACCTGTCCTgagatatgaaaagaaaaagggcttTCATTACCAACTCTACCAGGACTTTTGACTGGTTTAAAGGACTGCTGACAATTTTAACATCTGATGTCTCGCAATCTGCTAAGGATAGGAACTAATCCTACCCTCCCCAGGGAGTTTTTCCCATTATTTattgacatttttctcttttatctctTCTTCTTAAGATATCTGACACAAAATCATGTCATTCCGATTCCCGTCTCATGTTTTTCTCCACCATTTCAATTCTGGTCTGATTTCAGTGGCTTCCCCATAGAACTGACAGCTAAAACTAATGCTTTTTGTTATCTGAAGGCCTGTCAGTCTTCCAGCAGTGCAGCATAGAGTGCATAATTCTAATTCTAAGAGTGAAACTGCAACTACTATAATTATGTTGGCAACATGGAAAGGCAGGGAGGCAACAGAGCAATAGCGACCACTCAGAACTGGAGCTTTTGGTTTCAAGAAGACCTGTATCGCACTCAGAAATAGTAAAACAGAGCTCCTCATTGACAGGCAATTGGAAATATACTCCCCGCATCCTCTGCAATTACAGGAAACCTGCCCCACTCAAAATACGTTTATGGTTTAAAATGGGATGCAACAGACACAAAGATTAACATTTACGGCTGGTATTTCTGAACGTAAAGGTCTGAGGCAGATGCTTACATGTAGCAGTCAGAGAACGAGAGGTGGATTTCCCATGCATTCTCTCTCGTTCCAGGGTACACCATGCATTAAGCATCcacaataaataatttaaaagaccCCAACTTGCTACACAGAATCCAGTAGCAAAATGCACAATTCGCTGTTGATAGAGCATGTGGGAAAAGCCTTTGTACTTAGAGTCTGCTCTTAACCATTACTGAGggttttattcccccccccaaaCACTTAACAATCTCTAAAAGACAGTCTTTTCATCCAACCCATAAAATATCTAGTTTTATAGATAATCACAAAATCTCCTGACATTAAAGGGTCCCAGCTTTGCACATGGGACAAAGTAGTTAATGCTGTGAGGGACCGGCAGCAGCCAAATCAGAGTTTCAAATACTACTCCTTGCCAGCAAACTCCTCTGCACGGTTACTGTCACCAAACAGAACGTCATTAGGAAAGGGCACTGGAGGCAGAATGCCATGCTGCTGGCCAGAGAAACTCTACATGCTGTTTGCAGTTAAAATAGCAGCTCACTTAGAGGGGGGGATGGAGAGTCTGTGTAGGAACCAGGACTGTTGCTGGGATGTATGACCCATGGGGATGCATCTATAGCATCACCTCAGTATCTGTGGCTTTGATCTTCCTCAAGAATTTGATAGGATTCATTGAGAGTTGAAATGATCTTCCTGGGACAGCAGGAAAGCTTTTTCTGCTCAGTGCTGCCTAAAGAATAGGTTCCTGAAGGCATTGTTGTAGTTTTTGTTGAAAGCAGTATAGATGAGTGGATTAAAAAAGGAATTTGAATAGCCTAGCCATAGAAAAATACTCTTCCAAATGGGTGGGatgtcacaagagcagagggggtTGATGAGCTCCGTGATGAAGAAGGGGATCCAGCAGAGCACAAAGACCCCAATAAGGATGCCCACCATGAgggcagctttcttttccttctgctctctcCACGTGTCTCCATCCGTCTGGAACGTCACGGTGGCATGACGGACAGTGAAGACCATCTGCGGCTGCTGGGTAGCTTCTTTTACCTgccaaacacaaacacaagtTACACCATATGTGCTCCAGTCAGCTGATCCCCCACAGCAGGTACACAACCAAGCGGCGCAGGTGATGGCCAGAGCTCGCTGGGAAACACAGGCCATCTACGTCATGCTCTAATTGAGGGGAAAGTGGCTTGTATGACCCTCTTCTGGGTAATGGAGGCTATTTTTAGGTGAGGCTAGAAGCTGAAGAGCCTAGTGATGTATGGGCACATAGAATTGCTTACATGGCATTGCAATAAGATTATTTCCCCATTTACAATCTGATCGGTAGAACAGGCACACACCCACACGCCATGCACAAGTCTCCTTGCTTTCTCTGAACCCATTAAGAGTCCTTGGgaggaaaggcaagaaaatgaGCACacatttcctccttctccccaagAAGTCTTTGCAGTGCGCAGTCACCGTGCTTGGGATGAACTGACACGATGCAGCCACGATTAGGAAGGATGTACAAGGACATTCTGCACATGTGTCTTCTGCACGGGTAAATTCAGAGCCTCcccacagccacagctgcttGCCAGGGGATCATCCCCCGTGGAGACAGGATCCCAGGACACCCCCACACAGTTCCCCATGGGAGGAAGGCTGACCCCTCACTCCCGCTCCTGAGCACTGATTCAGCATTCCACACGGGGACGGCTGTGAGTCACTGCACACCCACGTGGAGCTCAGGCTCGCAatatggcccaaagttgctttaGCTACACCTTGCTGGGGACTTGGAAGGAGTCAGAAAACTGGGCTTGCAAGCTTTGCAGTCAACTTTCCCTTGAAAGCCTCCAGGATTCACAGGGCTTTGGTGGGATGCTGTTCACTTGCACACTTTAGCACCAAGTTTCCCCCTCCACTGCAAGGGCTTGTCTGATACCAGTACTTGACTAGAGCAAAAAGCAATCAAGCTGACTTACCTCCAGGCCTTCTCGTGTAATGGGGGTGATGGAGTTGTTCTTCCGAGACCCAATTCGAAACTTGGCGGCCTTGTAGATCTTCCAGTACACAAAAAGCACTACACAGAGGGGCAGGTAGAAGGCGCCAAAGGTGGAGAAGATGGTGTAGGAAGGCTCCTGGCTGACCTGGCACTCCTCATTGTTCTCCGAGTAAGTCTCTCCCCAGCCAAAGAGCAGTGGGGCCAAGGAGATGAAGGCAGAAAGTGCCCAGGTGAGGGCAATCATGATATTGGAGATGCGGCGCCGGGTGCGGAGTGTGTACTCCAGATGGCGGGTGATGGACCAGTAGCGGTCAAGGGCGATGGCCGTGACATTCCAGATGCTGGCGGTGCAGCACAGCACGTCGAAGGAAATCCACACCTGGCAGAGCAACCGGCCCAGCCGCCACCGCCGCCCCGACAACTCATGCACCAAGCTGAGGGGCATGACCAAGGCTGCCACCATCACGTCGGAGATGGCCATGGAGGCCACCAGGTTGTGGGGCACCCGGTGGAAAGTGCGCACCCGGAGAATGGTGGCCAGGACCAGCCCGTTCCAGAGGAACGTGGCCACCACCAGCATGGCCAACAGGGTGAGGACCAACACGCTGAAGACAGAGAGATGCGCCCGGTCCCCGGCCGGACCGGCGGAGTTCCCGCTCCGGTTGCCGGTGTCCGGCGTCGTATCGGCAAAGCAGCTGAGGTTGAGAGGGCGCTCCATGCTGGGGCTCCGGGGCGcgcaagggaagggaagggaaaggggagggtCACCCTACCGCGGGCGCGGAGGGTCCCCGTGCGCCCCGAGCGGCGCCGGGCGCGGCGGCTGGTGGCTGCCCGCCGCCGGGGTCTTCATCCCTGGGAGGGAGCGCCCTGCGTCAGCCGCCGGCTGACAGCacccccggcccgccccggcgCGCCGGCCCCGGCGGCGGGAGGCGGTGGCTCCGCGGGCGCGGCTCGGTGCGCGGCTccggggcggcgcggggcggcgctggcggcggccgcggcggcgGAGCCCGCGCGGAGGAGCGGCTGCCCCTGCGGAGGAGTCGGCTGCGCCGGGGCGGGCAGGTGAGTCCCCCCGCCGTGCGCGGGTGCTGAGCGAGCAGCCTCTCGGTGCGGGTCGTGCTTAGTCATGTCAGTGCGCGGGGCGTCCCTTAGGAGCCAGCGCGGGGCGAAGCAGAACCGGCAGCCACTGCCCGCACCGTGCGGGGCGCAGCCCCGGCTTTGTCTGCGCCGCTGCTCCCCCGGGTGGCTTCCCTCCATGGGGAGTATTCCGCGTCAAGGCGCAGAAAGTTAGAATCCCTGCTCTTCGGGAGA
This sequence is a window from Lathamus discolor isolate bLatDis1 chromosome 2, bLatDis1.hap1, whole genome shotgun sequence. Protein-coding genes within it:
- the HTR5A gene encoding 5-hydroxytryptamine receptor 5A, translating into MERPLNLSCFADTTPDTGNRSGNSAGPAGDRAHLSVFSVLVLTLLAMLVVATFLWNGLVLATILRVRTFHRVPHNLVASMAISDVMVAALVMPLSLVHELSGRRWRLGRLLCQVWISFDVLCCTASIWNVTAIALDRYWSITRHLEYTLRTRRRISNIMIALTWALSAFISLAPLLFGWGETYSENNEECQVSQEPSYTIFSTFGAFYLPLCVVLFVYWKIYKAAKFRIGSRKNNSITPITREGLEVKEATQQPQMVFTVRHATVTFQTDGDTWREQKEKKAALMVGILIGVFVLCWIPFFITELINPLCSCDIPPIWKSIFLWLGYSNSFFNPLIYTAFNKNYNNAFRNLFFRQH